A genomic region of Haliaeetus albicilla chromosome 8, bHalAlb1.1, whole genome shotgun sequence contains the following coding sequences:
- the RGS16 gene encoding regulator of G-protein signaling 16 isoform X2 — translation MGAKDLKTRLGILLHKPELGHRIGTSSKLQLGSRQRDSSREVLEWRESFDQLLKSKSGVTAFHTFLKTEFSEENLDFWLACEDFKKTRSKTKLASKANRIFEEFVQNEAPREVNIDHETREITRKNLSGATSACFNEAQAKTRTLMEKDSYPRFLKSASYQDMTKQATSCGMSKRSHT, via the exons ATGGG AGCCAAGGATCTGAAGACCCGCTTAGGGATCCTGCTTCATAAGCCAGAGCTGGGACACAGGATCGGGACTTCCAGCAAGCTGCAGCTGGGCTCCAGGCAGAG AGACTCCTCACGGGAGGTACTTGAATGGAGGGAGTCCTTCGACCAGCTCctgaagagtaaaa gtgGGGTGACAGCCTTCCACACCTTCCTGAAGACAGAGTTCAGCGAGGAGAACCTTGACTTCTGGCTGGCGTGCGAGGACTTCAAAAAGACCCGGTCGAAAACCAAGCTGGCCTCCAAGGCAAACAGGATCTTCGAGGAGTTTGTCCAAAATGAGGCGCCCAGGGAG GTGAATATTGACCACGAAACCAGGGAGATCACCCGTAAGAACCTCTCGGGTGCCACCTCCGCTTGCTTCAACGAAGCCCAGGCCAAGACCCGCACTTTGATGGAGAAGGACTCCTACCCCCGGTTCCTGAAGTCAGCCTCCTACCAGGACATGACCAAGCAGGCCACCAGCTGTGGCATGAGCAAGCGGTCGCATACCTGA
- the RGS16 gene encoding regulator of G-protein signaling 16 isoform X3 has protein sequence MSCWMPGCPALSMCRGLAALPITCLERAKDLKTRLGILLHKPELGHRIGTSSKLQLGSRQRGGSAVLVPAEKGSSEYPLESLPGQSCTMELRAGEPSGKVKEREKGKRAHRDSSREVLEWRESFDQLLKSKSGVTAFHTFLKTEFSEENLDFWLACEDFKKTRSKTKLASKANRIFEEFVQNEAPREVNIDHETREITRKNLSGATSACFNEAQAKTRTLMEKDSYPRFLKSASYQDMTKQATSCGMSKRSHT, from the exons ATGAGTTGCTGGATGCCTGGGTGCCCAGCTCTCAGCATGTGCCGGGGCTTAGCTGCGCTCCCCATCACTTGCCTGGAAAG AGCCAAGGATCTGAAGACCCGCTTAGGGATCCTGCTTCATAAGCCAGAGCTGGGACACAGGATCGGGACTTCCAGCAAGCTGCAGCTGGGCTCCAGGCAGAG AGGAGGTTCTGCTGTGCTTGTACCAGCAGAAAAGGGCTCTTCTGAGTATCCTCTAGAGAGCCTGCCTGGCCAAAGCTGCACTATGGAGCTGAGGGCTGGCGAGCCATCGGGGAAGgtaaaagaaagggagaaaggaaagagagccCACAG AGACTCCTCACGGGAGGTACTTGAATGGAGGGAGTCCTTCGACCAGCTCctgaagagtaaaa gtgGGGTGACAGCCTTCCACACCTTCCTGAAGACAGAGTTCAGCGAGGAGAACCTTGACTTCTGGCTGGCGTGCGAGGACTTCAAAAAGACCCGGTCGAAAACCAAGCTGGCCTCCAAGGCAAACAGGATCTTCGAGGAGTTTGTCCAAAATGAGGCGCCCAGGGAG GTGAATATTGACCACGAAACCAGGGAGATCACCCGTAAGAACCTCTCGGGTGCCACCTCCGCTTGCTTCAACGAAGCCCAGGCCAAGACCCGCACTTTGATGGAGAAGGACTCCTACCCCCGGTTCCTGAAGTCAGCCTCCTACCAGGACATGACCAAGCAGGCCACCAGCTGTGGCATGAGCAAGCGGTCGCATACCTGA
- the RNASEL gene encoding 2-5A-dependent ribonuclease isoform X2 has product MEPTAHSQQEASTPSSTEAAEDLALKLNAAVRDSNRKDVLELLEKGADVNSKAESGWTPLQSAVQANDEDLVRLLLDKGACPHARKDNGGTAFTEAAIAGNVNILELLLDHGLKINDQDDNGFTAFMEAAWYGKEEALKFLYSKGANVNLRRAVSEEKLKLHKGGVTALMDACRKGHFLVVKTLVREMGADVNICDNKDRNALIHALKEGCAKERYESAVSIGHFLLDCGVDVNSKDECGKTALILAVEMRSPDLVKALLEKGEIDIDDADEEGNTALMVAVAKNDYNIAELLCEKGARTDVGNLIAVANRNRAHNMARLLRQYNAKFIPETPKDWEPKSKRWRDQLKNLHNIYRPMIGKLKIFQYIQQRIWNTSQGGIYLGLYGGTEVAVRISRSTDGEKEKQFFEQCGHCEHLLKLFWAEKARGYMYLCFPLWEKNLEEHLQEPEDQMDYKDALRMIFQAVRELHSLGFAHQDLHPSNFFIDLGGKIYLADFDNKRKLIEGKKELVNSDLEALSRLVLYILTRGRKPLHQVSPEDLADDSPDYKEALDLVSSLVSHDERGVEGLSKHPYFWSKQTFKFLKGIWNKIKVLRNEEAVFQAPNTPESFPYPRWTKEIDKIALNIMEKTGKTKPYSNSITDLLRFIRNLDEHPKIRITNRIGDYAEYFLKLFPALTIYVYNSLRQNPKYSHFADIQDPSL; this is encoded by the exons ATGGAGCCCACAGCTCACAGCCAGCAGGAGGCATCTACCCCTTccagcacagaggcagcagaAGACCTTGCCCTCAAGTTAAATgctgctgtgagggacagtaaTAGAAAAGatgtgctggagctgctggagaaggggGCAGACGTGAATTCCAAAGCAGAAAGTGGCTGGACACCACTGCAGAGTGCTGTGCAAGCTAATGATGAGGACCTGGTCCGGCTTCTGCTGGACAAAGGTGCTTGCCCACATGCCAGGAAGGACAACGGTGGCACTGCGTTTACTGAGGCAGCGATAGCAGGAAACGTCAATATACTGGAGCTCCTCCTTGATCACGGGTTAAAAATTAACGACCAGGACGACAATGGCTTCACAGCTTTCATGGAGGCTGCATGGTATGGGAAGGAGGAAGCCTTGAAGTTCCTGTATAGCAAAGGAGCAAATGTGAATTTGAGGAGGGCAGTTAGCGAGGAGAAACTGAAACTGCATAAAGGAGGTGTGACAGCACTGATGGATGCTTGTCGGAAGGGCCACTTCTTGGTTGTAAAAACTCTTGTCCGAGAGATGGGGGCTGACGTGAATATTTGTGACAACAAAGATAGGAATGCCTTGATCCATGCCCTCAAGGAGGGTTGTGCCAAGGAAAGATATGAGTCGGCTGTCTCCATAGGCCATTTCCTGCTGGACTGCGGTGTTGATGTGAACAGCAAAGATGAATGTGGGAAAACTGCCCTCATCCTAGCTGTCGAAATGCGGAGCCCAGATCTGGTGAAAGCTTTATTGGAGAAGGGTGAAATAGATATCGATGATGCAGATGAGGAGGGCAACACAGCACTGATGGTGGCTGTAGCGAAAAATGATTACAATATAGCAGAGTTGTTGTGTGAAAAAGGAGCAAGGACTGATGTTGGGAACCTTATCGCTGTTGCAAATAGGAACCGTGCTCATAACATGGCACGTCTTCTTCGCCAGTATAATGCCAAGTTTATTCCAGAAACCCCCAAAGACTGGGAGCCAAAGAGCAAACGCTGGAGGGACCAGCTGAAAAATCTTCATAACATATATCGCCCTATGATTGGTAAACTGAAGATATTTCAATACATCCAGCAGAGAATTTGGAACACTTCCCAGGGTGGCATCTACCTGGGGCTCTATGGTGGGACAGAAGTAGCAGTAAGAATAAGCCGCAGTACAGACGgtgagaaagagaaacagttcTTCGAACAATGTGGTCACTGTGAACATCTACTGAAGCTCTTCTGGGCTGAGAAGGCAAGAGGCTACATGTACTTGTGCTTCCCCCTCTGGGAGAAAAACCTTGAAGAACATCTGCAGGAACCAGAAGACCAAATGGATTACAAAGATGCTCTGAGGATGATCTTCCAAGCAGTGAGAGAACTGCACTCCCTCGGCTTTGCTCACCAGGATCTGCATCCCAGCAACTTTTTCATAG ATTTAGGTGGCAAAATTTACTTGGCGGACTTTGATAATAAAAGAAAGTTGATTGAAGGCAAAAAAGAACTTGTAAACTCAGATTTAGAG GCCCTCAGCAGGCTCGTGCTGTATATTTTAACAAGGGGTAGGAAACCCCTTCACCAAGTCAGTCCCGAGGATTTAGCTGATGATTCCCCAGATTACAAGGAGGCTCTGGATCTTGTAAGTAGCCTGGTCTCTCATGATGAACGAGGCGTGGAAGGTTTGAGCAAACATCCCTATTTCTGGAGCAAACAGAC GTTCAAGTTCCTGAAGGGTATATGGAATAAAATCAAAGTTCTCCGCAATGAAGAAGCTGTCTTTCAAGCTCCTAATACTCCTGAAAGTTTTCCTTATCCACGGTGGACCAAAGAG ATTGACAAAATTGCTCTGAATATCATGGAAAAAactgggaaaacaaaaccatataGCAACAGCATCACCGACTTACTGAGGTTCATCAGAAACCTGGATGAACACCCAAAAATCAG gATCACCAACAGAATAGGAGACTATGCTGAGTATTTCTTGAAGCTTTTTCCAGCACTTACCATCTATGTCTACAACAGTTTACGCCAGAATCCCAAGTACAGTCACTTTGCAGACATTCAGGACCCTTCTCTGTAG
- the RNASEL gene encoding 2-5A-dependent ribonuclease isoform X1, producing the protein MEPTAHSQQEASTPSSTEAAEDLALKLNAAVRDSNRKDVLELLEKGADVNSKAESGWTPLQSAVQANDEDLVRLLLDKGACPHARKDNGGTAFTEAAIAGNVNILELLLDHGLKINDQDDNGFTAFMEAAWYGKEEALKFLYSKGANVNLRRAVSEEKLKLHKGGVTALMDACRKGHFLVVKTLVREMGADVNICDNKDRNALIHALKEGCAKERYESAVSIGHFLLDCGVDVNSKDECGKTALILAVEMRSPDLVKALLEKGEIDIDDADEEGNTALMVAVAKNDYNIAELLCEKGARTDVGNLIAVANRNRAHNMARLLRQYNAKFIPETPKDWEPKSKRWRDQLKNLHNIYRPMIGKLKIFQYIQQRIWNTSQGGIYLGLYGGTEVAVRISRSTDGEKEKQFFEQCGHCEHLLKLFWAEKARGYMYLCFPLWEKNLEEHLQEPEDQMDYKDALRMIFQAVRELHSLGFAHQDLHPSNFFIDLGGKIYLADFDNKRKLIEGKKELVNSDLEALSRLVLYILTRGRKPLHQVSPEDLADDSPDYKEALDLVSSLVSHDERGVEGLSKHPYFWSKQTRFKFLKGIWNKIKVLRNEEAVFQAPNTPESFPYPRWTKEIDKIALNIMEKTGKTKPYSNSITDLLRFIRNLDEHPKIRITNRIGDYAEYFLKLFPALTIYVYNSLRQNPKYSHFADIQDPSL; encoded by the exons ATGGAGCCCACAGCTCACAGCCAGCAGGAGGCATCTACCCCTTccagcacagaggcagcagaAGACCTTGCCCTCAAGTTAAATgctgctgtgagggacagtaaTAGAAAAGatgtgctggagctgctggagaaggggGCAGACGTGAATTCCAAAGCAGAAAGTGGCTGGACACCACTGCAGAGTGCTGTGCAAGCTAATGATGAGGACCTGGTCCGGCTTCTGCTGGACAAAGGTGCTTGCCCACATGCCAGGAAGGACAACGGTGGCACTGCGTTTACTGAGGCAGCGATAGCAGGAAACGTCAATATACTGGAGCTCCTCCTTGATCACGGGTTAAAAATTAACGACCAGGACGACAATGGCTTCACAGCTTTCATGGAGGCTGCATGGTATGGGAAGGAGGAAGCCTTGAAGTTCCTGTATAGCAAAGGAGCAAATGTGAATTTGAGGAGGGCAGTTAGCGAGGAGAAACTGAAACTGCATAAAGGAGGTGTGACAGCACTGATGGATGCTTGTCGGAAGGGCCACTTCTTGGTTGTAAAAACTCTTGTCCGAGAGATGGGGGCTGACGTGAATATTTGTGACAACAAAGATAGGAATGCCTTGATCCATGCCCTCAAGGAGGGTTGTGCCAAGGAAAGATATGAGTCGGCTGTCTCCATAGGCCATTTCCTGCTGGACTGCGGTGTTGATGTGAACAGCAAAGATGAATGTGGGAAAACTGCCCTCATCCTAGCTGTCGAAATGCGGAGCCCAGATCTGGTGAAAGCTTTATTGGAGAAGGGTGAAATAGATATCGATGATGCAGATGAGGAGGGCAACACAGCACTGATGGTGGCTGTAGCGAAAAATGATTACAATATAGCAGAGTTGTTGTGTGAAAAAGGAGCAAGGACTGATGTTGGGAACCTTATCGCTGTTGCAAATAGGAACCGTGCTCATAACATGGCACGTCTTCTTCGCCAGTATAATGCCAAGTTTATTCCAGAAACCCCCAAAGACTGGGAGCCAAAGAGCAAACGCTGGAGGGACCAGCTGAAAAATCTTCATAACATATATCGCCCTATGATTGGTAAACTGAAGATATTTCAATACATCCAGCAGAGAATTTGGAACACTTCCCAGGGTGGCATCTACCTGGGGCTCTATGGTGGGACAGAAGTAGCAGTAAGAATAAGCCGCAGTACAGACGgtgagaaagagaaacagttcTTCGAACAATGTGGTCACTGTGAACATCTACTGAAGCTCTTCTGGGCTGAGAAGGCAAGAGGCTACATGTACTTGTGCTTCCCCCTCTGGGAGAAAAACCTTGAAGAACATCTGCAGGAACCAGAAGACCAAATGGATTACAAAGATGCTCTGAGGATGATCTTCCAAGCAGTGAGAGAACTGCACTCCCTCGGCTTTGCTCACCAGGATCTGCATCCCAGCAACTTTTTCATAG ATTTAGGTGGCAAAATTTACTTGGCGGACTTTGATAATAAAAGAAAGTTGATTGAAGGCAAAAAAGAACTTGTAAACTCAGATTTAGAG GCCCTCAGCAGGCTCGTGCTGTATATTTTAACAAGGGGTAGGAAACCCCTTCACCAAGTCAGTCCCGAGGATTTAGCTGATGATTCCCCAGATTACAAGGAGGCTCTGGATCTTGTAAGTAGCCTGGTCTCTCATGATGAACGAGGCGTGGAAGGTTTGAGCAAACATCCCTATTTCTGGAGCAAACAGAC CAGGTTCAAGTTCCTGAAGGGTATATGGAATAAAATCAAAGTTCTCCGCAATGAAGAAGCTGTCTTTCAAGCTCCTAATACTCCTGAAAGTTTTCCTTATCCACGGTGGACCAAAGAG ATTGACAAAATTGCTCTGAATATCATGGAAAAAactgggaaaacaaaaccatataGCAACAGCATCACCGACTTACTGAGGTTCATCAGAAACCTGGATGAACACCCAAAAATCAG gATCACCAACAGAATAGGAGACTATGCTGAGTATTTCTTGAAGCTTTTTCCAGCACTTACCATCTATGTCTACAACAGTTTACGCCAGAATCCCAAGTACAGTCACTTTGCAGACATTCAGGACCCTTCTCTGTAG
- the RGS16 gene encoding regulator of G-protein signaling 16 isoform X1 produces MSCWMPGCPALSMCRGLAALPITCLERAKDLKTRLGILLHKPELGHRIGTSSKLQLGSRQRDSSREVLEWRESFDQLLKSKSGVTAFHTFLKTEFSEENLDFWLACEDFKKTRSKTKLASKANRIFEEFVQNEAPREVNIDHETREITRKNLSGATSACFNEAQAKTRTLMEKDSYPRFLKSASYQDMTKQATSCGMSKRSHT; encoded by the exons ATGAGTTGCTGGATGCCTGGGTGCCCAGCTCTCAGCATGTGCCGGGGCTTAGCTGCGCTCCCCATCACTTGCCTGGAAAG AGCCAAGGATCTGAAGACCCGCTTAGGGATCCTGCTTCATAAGCCAGAGCTGGGACACAGGATCGGGACTTCCAGCAAGCTGCAGCTGGGCTCCAGGCAGAG AGACTCCTCACGGGAGGTACTTGAATGGAGGGAGTCCTTCGACCAGCTCctgaagagtaaaa gtgGGGTGACAGCCTTCCACACCTTCCTGAAGACAGAGTTCAGCGAGGAGAACCTTGACTTCTGGCTGGCGTGCGAGGACTTCAAAAAGACCCGGTCGAAAACCAAGCTGGCCTCCAAGGCAAACAGGATCTTCGAGGAGTTTGTCCAAAATGAGGCGCCCAGGGAG GTGAATATTGACCACGAAACCAGGGAGATCACCCGTAAGAACCTCTCGGGTGCCACCTCCGCTTGCTTCAACGAAGCCCAGGCCAAGACCCGCACTTTGATGGAGAAGGACTCCTACCCCCGGTTCCTGAAGTCAGCCTCCTACCAGGACATGACCAAGCAGGCCACCAGCTGTGGCATGAGCAAGCGGTCGCATACCTGA